In the Pseudomonas sp. ADAK2 genome, one interval contains:
- a CDS encoding phage head morphogenesis protein gives MNRRGKQIIVDTDGNAQSAQLGSSRRLKTIYQTNLQSAYMVGRKASMEQSTDTHPYWRVIAILDHSALHGQIFRHDDPIWATIYPPNGFNCRCRVIALSEAAVKRRGLTVITSEGRTSTETVETGTHKHTGEIRTATVTAVRLTNPQGHTVTFRTDPGFNHAPGAGLVAALKQKEAAAKHPSP, from the coding sequence ATCAACCGACGGGGCAAACAAATCATCGTCGACACCGACGGCAACGCCCAATCCGCCCAACTCGGCAGCTCACGCCGCCTCAAAACCATCTACCAAACCAACCTGCAAAGCGCCTACATGGTCGGCCGTAAAGCCAGCATGGAACAAAGCACCGACACCCACCCGTACTGGCGGGTCATCGCCATCCTCGACCACAGCGCACTCCACGGCCAAATCTTCCGCCACGACGACCCCATCTGGGCCACCATCTACCCACCCAACGGCTTCAACTGCCGCTGCCGCGTCATCGCCCTAAGCGAAGCCGCCGTCAAACGCCGAGGCCTGACCGTCATCACCAGCGAGGGAAGAACATCCACCGAAACAGTAGAGACCGGCACCCACAAACACACCGGCGAAATCCGAACCGCCACCGTCACCGCCGTCCGCCTCACCAACCCCCAAGGCCACACCGTCACCTTTCGCACCGACCCCGGCTTCAACCACGCCCCCGGTGCAGGTCTAGTCGCCGCCCTAAAACAAAAAGAGGCAGCGGCCAAACACCCATCCCCATAA
- a CDS encoding RES family NAD+ phosphorylase, translated as MDNFKSSGLGDKMICINCVTPEVLKKLISESGDYVSCEYCGNDGVGVGVEFLFDYILSRVSENTATEDDLSQYEYGMLFEGGADDIPIDYLDIVLSEWANLGDESYFDDLNAYAPKEMKVNSRNMDRQYFGDDGLLERNFFEAKWINFIDDIQHSHRFFNPNTKGFLDSVFNILCGDDGNLKDECIRAIIRGEPVYRARSASTREQIMKIIGSPSSELGPTPKGKAGSQRMTPNGISAMYCSLERETCLSEIRSITGDNVVSIAMTPVTSLKFLDLTRLDQIEFPTLSLLDKGYLELMHLKTFMSSLVKKMSKPKGYNDELRYLSSQVVFEYLRLRFGSQVDGLIFPSVQTGELGTNIALFPEASIVAAKEINSEHEELAEASVITQSVSGAKLYCIPDSLRYHKITAIETKALEYRFSEDLFMTDLTRNRLGLH; from the coding sequence ATGGATAATTTTAAGTCCAGTGGACTTGGAGACAAAATGATTTGCATAAATTGCGTGACCCCTGAAGTGCTTAAGAAGTTAATTTCTGAAAGTGGAGATTATGTCAGCTGTGAATATTGCGGGAATGATGGTGTTGGTGTGGGTGTTGAATTTTTATTTGATTATATATTAAGTAGAGTTTCTGAAAATACCGCCACGGAAGATGATCTCTCTCAATATGAATACGGCATGCTTTTCGAAGGCGGGGCCGATGATATACCGATTGATTATTTAGATATTGTTCTTTCCGAGTGGGCAAATCTGGGTGACGAATCTTATTTTGATGATCTAAATGCGTACGCGCCTAAAGAAATGAAAGTCAATAGTAGAAATATGGACCGCCAATATTTCGGAGATGACGGTTTACTGGAGAGGAACTTTTTTGAAGCAAAATGGATAAACTTCATCGATGATATTCAGCATTCGCATCGTTTTTTTAATCCCAATACCAAGGGGTTCCTTGATTCGGTTTTCAACATCCTCTGTGGAGACGACGGTAATCTGAAAGATGAATGCATAAGAGCCATTATTCGAGGGGAACCTGTTTATCGAGCGCGCTCCGCTTCGACTCGAGAGCAAATCATGAAAATTATTGGATCACCTTCAAGCGAGCTTGGCCCCACACCTAAAGGAAAGGCTGGCAGCCAGCGAATGACTCCCAATGGCATTTCCGCCATGTATTGCTCATTAGAACGAGAGACTTGCTTAAGCGAAATTCGCTCCATTACAGGAGACAACGTAGTAAGCATAGCAATGACCCCCGTAACCTCTCTTAAGTTTCTAGATCTAACCAGGCTTGACCAGATCGAGTTTCCAACCCTCTCACTCTTAGATAAGGGTTATCTCGAGCTAATGCATTTAAAAACTTTCATGAGTTCACTCGTAAAGAAAATGTCCAAACCTAAGGGTTACAATGACGAACTGAGATACCTCTCAAGTCAAGTGGTATTCGAGTATTTGAGGCTTCGTTTTGGAAGCCAAGTCGATGGCCTGATCTTTCCCTCCGTTCAAACGGGAGAGCTCGGAACTAACATTGCTTTGTTTCCTGAGGCCAGTATTGTTGCTGCCAAAGAGATCAACTCGGAGCATGAGGAGTTAGCAGAGGCTTCAGTTATCACCCAGTCTGTAAGTGGAGCCAAACTCTATTGCATTCCAGACTCATTGCGATATCACAAAATTACAGCTATTGAAACCAAGGCTCTAGAGTATCGCTTTAGCGAAGACCTATTTATGACCGATTTGACTAGAAACCGTCTAGGATTGCACTAA
- the ppk2 gene encoding polyphosphate kinase 2, with the protein MQRIHRELLDHNDEELELELLEDGHNLDELFDGHVDDGSEKEERRRYFSELFRLQGELVKLQSWVVKTGAKVVILFEGRDAAGKGGVIKRITQRLNPRVCRVAALPAPNDREQTQWYFQRYVSHLPAAGEIVLFDRSWYNRAGVEKVMGFCNDDQYEEFFRTVPEFERMLARSGIQLIKYWFSISDQEQNLRFLSRIHDPLKQWKLSPMDLESRRRWEAYTKAKEIMLERTHISEAPWWVVQADDKKKARLNCINHLLGQMPYEEVEQPTIQLPQRVRQEDYSRNPTPPELIVPQVY; encoded by the coding sequence ATGCAGCGGATCCATCGCGAGCTGCTCGATCACAACGACGAAGAGCTGGAACTCGAATTACTGGAGGATGGACACAACCTTGATGAGCTGTTCGACGGGCACGTCGATGACGGCAGCGAGAAAGAAGAGAGACGGCGCTATTTCAGTGAACTGTTCCGCCTGCAAGGCGAACTGGTAAAGCTGCAAAGCTGGGTGGTCAAGACCGGGGCCAAAGTGGTGATTCTGTTCGAAGGACGCGATGCCGCCGGCAAGGGTGGCGTGATCAAGCGCATTACCCAGCGCCTCAATCCGCGGGTCTGCCGTGTTGCCGCCCTGCCCGCCCCGAATGACCGCGAACAAACCCAGTGGTACTTCCAGCGCTACGTCTCCCACCTGCCGGCAGCCGGCGAAATCGTGCTGTTCGACCGCAGCTGGTACAACCGCGCCGGGGTCGAAAAAGTCATGGGGTTTTGCAATGACGATCAGTACGAAGAATTTTTCCGCACGGTGCCGGAGTTCGAGCGAATGCTCGCCCGTTCCGGCATTCAGTTGATCAAATACTGGTTCTCGATTTCCGATCAGGAACAGAATCTGCGCTTTCTCAGCCGCATCCACGACCCGCTCAAGCAATGGAAACTCAGCCCCATGGACCTGGAGTCCCGCCGGCGCTGGGAAGCCTATACCAAGGCCAAGGAAATCATGCTCGAACGCACCCACATCAGCGAAGCGCCGTGGTGGGTGGTGCAAGCCGACGACAAGAAAAAGGCCCGGCTCAACTGCATCAACCACCTGCTCGGGCAAATGCCCTATGAAGAGGTCGAACAGCCGACGATCCAGCTGCCGCAACGGGTGCGCCAGGAAGATTACTCCCGCAACCCGACGCCACCGGAACTGATCGTGCCGCAAGTCTATTGA
- the mug gene encoding G/U mismatch-specific DNA glycosylase, with amino-acid sequence MKVGLEDILAEQLAVIFCGINPGMMAAAQGHHFAGRGNRFWRTLHLAGFTPEQVHPENDRSILQYHCGLTAVVDRPTARADQLSLKEFTAAAKDFEQKIARYAPRFVAFLGKAAYGALTGQRDIAWGLQPKTFGGAAVWILPNPSGRNLAFTLDQLVDAYHQLYLAAINEARLR; translated from the coding sequence ATAAAAGTGGGACTCGAAGATATTCTGGCCGAGCAACTCGCGGTGATTTTTTGCGGGATCAATCCGGGGATGATGGCGGCAGCCCAGGGTCATCATTTTGCCGGCCGGGGCAATCGCTTCTGGCGCACGCTGCATCTGGCCGGGTTTACCCCGGAGCAAGTGCATCCGGAAAATGATCGGTCAATTTTGCAATACCACTGCGGATTAACCGCCGTGGTTGACCGCCCAACGGCGCGCGCAGATCAACTGTCGTTAAAGGAATTCACTGCCGCCGCCAAGGACTTCGAACAGAAGATCGCACGCTATGCCCCGCGCTTCGTGGCGTTTCTCGGCAAAGCCGCGTATGGCGCGTTAACCGGTCAACGGGACATTGCGTGGGGGTTGCAGCCGAAGACATTTGGCGGCGCGGCGGTGTGGATTCTGCCTAATCCGAGTGGACGAAACCTGGCGTTCACCCTGGATCAATTGGTAGACGCTTACCATCAGCTCTATTTAGCCGCGATAAACGAAGCAAGACTCCGGTAG
- a CDS encoding DUF6124 family protein, giving the protein MFKVTPNPPHTGPVPYDASLDLDPNKMKEAADRALNFYLSPGAQKEPIPSRSPSSTFLINPVATDETLLVQAYDSLSSASVMASDFAELMEGPQRKRMLLLQQLITMGEMAVNHVLDNHKPG; this is encoded by the coding sequence ATGTTCAAAGTAACGCCCAACCCCCCACACACGGGTCCAGTACCCTACGACGCCTCTCTTGATCTTGACCCCAATAAAATGAAAGAGGCGGCCGACCGCGCGCTCAACTTCTACCTCAGCCCCGGGGCACAGAAAGAGCCGATACCGTCCCGCAGCCCCAGCAGCACTTTCCTCATCAATCCGGTGGCGACTGACGAAACGTTGTTGGTTCAGGCCTACGATTCGTTGTCATCAGCCAGCGTCATGGCCAGCGATTTCGCCGAACTGATGGAAGGCCCGCAGCGCAAGAGGATGCTGCTGTTGCAGCAGCTGATCACGATGGGTGAGATGGCGGTCAATCACGTACTGGACAACCACAAGCCTGGGTAG
- the ptrR gene encoding putrescine utilization regulator PtrR: MDLVQLEIFKAVAEHGSISAAAQHIHRVPSNLTTRIKQLELDLGVDLFIREKSRLRLSPAGWSFLDYARRILDLVQEARATVAGEEPQGSFPLGSLESTAAVRIPELLAAYNQKHAKVELDLSTGPSGTMIDGVLSGRLAAAFVDGPVLHPALEGVPAFEEEMVVIAPLNHAPIHRARDVNGENIYAFRSNCSYRHHFESWFTKDAAVPGKIFEMESYHGMLACVSAGAGLALMPRSMLDSMPGCTTVSIWPLSENFRYLRTWLVWRRGTVSQSLTMFVRLLEERGVVQAVT, from the coding sequence TTGGATCTGGTCCAGCTCGAAATTTTCAAAGCTGTCGCCGAGCACGGCAGCATTAGCGCGGCCGCCCAGCACATCCACCGGGTGCCGTCGAACCTGACCACGCGGATCAAGCAACTGGAACTGGATCTGGGCGTCGACCTGTTTATCCGCGAGAAAAGCCGCCTGCGCCTATCGCCCGCCGGGTGGAGTTTTCTCGACTATGCGCGGCGCATCCTCGACCTGGTCCAGGAAGCCCGGGCCACGGTGGCCGGTGAAGAACCGCAAGGGTCGTTCCCCTTGGGTTCGCTGGAAAGTACGGCGGCGGTGCGAATTCCCGAGTTGCTGGCCGCCTACAACCAGAAGCACGCCAAGGTCGAACTGGACCTGTCCACCGGACCTTCCGGGACCATGATCGACGGCGTGCTCTCGGGTCGATTGGCCGCCGCATTCGTCGATGGCCCGGTGCTGCACCCGGCGCTGGAAGGCGTGCCGGCGTTCGAGGAAGAGATGGTAGTGATCGCACCGCTCAACCATGCGCCAATCCACCGCGCGCGCGACGTCAACGGTGAAAACATCTATGCGTTCCGTTCCAATTGTTCCTACCGTCACCACTTTGAAAGCTGGTTCACCAAGGACGCCGCGGTGCCCGGCAAGATTTTCGAGATGGAGTCCTATCACGGCATGCTCGCTTGCGTCAGCGCCGGGGCAGGGCTGGCGCTGATGCCGCGCAGCATGCTCGACAGCATGCCCGGCTGCACCACGGTGAGCATCTGGCCGCTGTCGGAAAACTTCCGTTATTTGCGCACCTGGCTGGTGTGGCGTCGCGGTACGGTGTCGCAAAGCCTGACCATGTTTGTGCGTTTGCTGGAGGAGCGGGGTGTGGTCCAGGCCGTCACCTGA
- a CDS encoding aldehyde dehydrogenase family protein: MTQISSTTHAISINPATGEQIGHYPFESTEALDAALTRAAAGFAVWRRTPVEQRAQSLIALAQALRDDAQNLAHMITLEMGKPITQARGEIEKCAQLCEWYAEHGPAMLSAEPTLVEGGKARIEYRPLGPILAVMPWNFPIWQVLRGAVPALIAGNTYVLKHAPNVMGSAYLLRNAFQRAGFTDGVFEVINVTPDGVSTAIKDPRIAAVTLTGSVRAGMAIGAQAGAALKKCVLELGGSDPFIVLNDADLDDAVKAAVIGRYQNTGQVCAAAKRLIVEQGVVEEFTRKFVEATRQLVVGDPQSSATYIGPMARFDLRDELDQQVRDTLEEGATLLLGGQKAEGPGNFYQPTVFSNVTDQMTSFKQELFGPVASIITARDAAHALALANDSEFGLASTIYTRNLELAKQMADELETGGVFINGYCASDPRVTFGGVKKSGFGRELSHFGVREFCNAQTVWLDRR, translated from the coding sequence ATGACCCAGATTTCCAGTACCACCCATGCGATTTCGATCAACCCCGCCACGGGCGAGCAGATCGGTCACTACCCTTTCGAATCCACCGAGGCACTGGACGCCGCCCTCACCCGTGCCGCCGCCGGGTTTGCAGTCTGGCGTCGCACGCCGGTCGAACAACGTGCGCAATCGCTGATCGCCCTGGCTCAAGCCTTACGCGACGATGCGCAAAACCTGGCGCACATGATCACCCTGGAAATGGGCAAGCCCATCACCCAGGCCCGTGGCGAAATCGAGAAGTGTGCGCAACTCTGCGAGTGGTACGCCGAACACGGCCCGGCCATGCTCAGCGCCGAGCCGACGCTGGTAGAAGGTGGCAAGGCGCGCATTGAATACCGTCCGCTGGGGCCGATTCTTGCCGTGATGCCGTGGAACTTCCCGATCTGGCAAGTACTGCGTGGCGCCGTTCCAGCGCTGATCGCCGGCAACACCTACGTGCTGAAACACGCGCCCAACGTAATGGGCAGCGCTTACCTGCTGCGCAACGCTTTCCAACGCGCCGGTTTTACCGACGGCGTGTTTGAAGTGATCAACGTCACGCCAGACGGGGTTTCCACGGCAATCAAAGATCCACGCATCGCCGCCGTCACCCTCACCGGCAGCGTGCGCGCCGGCATGGCCATCGGCGCCCAGGCCGGTGCCGCCCTGAAGAAATGCGTGCTGGAACTAGGCGGTTCCGATCCATTCATTGTGCTCAACGATGCCGACCTCGACGACGCCGTCAAAGCCGCCGTGATTGGCCGTTACCAGAACACCGGGCAAGTCTGCGCGGCGGCCAAGCGCCTGATCGTCGAACAAGGGGTTGTCGAAGAATTCACCCGCAAGTTTGTCGAAGCGACGCGCCAACTGGTGGTCGGCGATCCGCAGTCCAGCGCCACTTACATCGGTCCCATGGCCCGCTTTGATCTGCGCGATGAACTGGACCAGCAAGTCCGCGACACCCTGGAAGAAGGCGCGACTTTGCTGCTGGGCGGCCAGAAGGCTGAAGGCCCCGGCAACTTCTATCAGCCGACCGTATTCAGTAACGTCACCGACCAGATGACCTCGTTCAAACAGGAACTGTTTGGCCCGGTCGCCTCGATCATTACCGCCCGGGATGCCGCCCATGCCTTGGCGCTGGCCAATGACAGTGAGTTCGGCCTGGCGTCGACGATCTACACGCGCAATCTCGAACTGGCCAAGCAAATGGCCGACGAACTGGAAACCGGCGGTGTGTTCATCAACGGCTACTGCGCCAGCGACCCCCGCGTTACCTTTGGTGGTGTGAAGAAAAGCGGCTTTGGCCGTGAGCTGTCGCACTTCGGCGTGCGGGAGTTTTGCAACGCGCAGACGGTGTGGCTGGATCGTCGCTGA
- the map gene encoding type I methionyl aminopeptidase produces MNRAVKAGVPINSPAQIAQSGVAGKLAAEVLAMITPHIKAGVTTDDIDRLCHDYIVNVQKAIPGNVGYHGFPKTVCASVNEVVCHGIPSPQVLKDGDIVNIDIAVVKDGWYGDTSRMYFVGEPSPEARRLVQTTYEAMCAGIRIVRPGATLGDIGHAIQSVAERDGYSVVREYCGHGIGKVYHDEPQVLHYGYPGQGLKLKTGMIFTIEPMLNAGKRHVKTLADAWTVVTKDLSLSAQWEHMVAVTDDGYEVLTAWPDQVEGYPAP; encoded by the coding sequence ATGAACCGTGCAGTGAAAGCAGGCGTCCCGATCAATTCCCCGGCACAAATCGCCCAGTCCGGCGTGGCCGGCAAACTCGCGGCCGAAGTGCTGGCGATGATCACGCCGCACATCAAGGCCGGGGTCACCACCGACGACATCGATCGGCTCTGTCACGACTACATCGTCAACGTGCAGAAAGCCATTCCCGGTAATGTCGGCTATCACGGCTTTCCGAAAACCGTGTGCGCCTCGGTCAACGAAGTGGTTTGCCATGGCATCCCTTCGCCCCAGGTGCTGAAGGATGGCGACATCGTCAATATCGACATTGCCGTGGTCAAGGATGGCTGGTACGGCGACACCAGCCGCATGTACTTCGTCGGCGAACCGAGCCCGGAGGCGCGGCGCCTGGTGCAAACCACCTATGAAGCGATGTGCGCCGGTATCCGCATCGTGCGCCCCGGTGCGACCCTGGGCGACATAGGCCACGCGATCCAGAGCGTCGCCGAGCGCGACGGTTACAGCGTGGTACGCGAGTACTGCGGGCATGGCATCGGCAAGGTCTATCACGATGAACCGCAGGTCCTGCATTACGGCTATCCGGGCCAAGGACTGAAGCTGAAGACCGGAATGATCTTCACCATCGAACCGATGCTCAACGCCGGCAAACGCCATGTGAAAACCTTGGCGGACGCCTGGACCGTGGTGACCAAGGATTTGTCGCTTTCGGCGCAGTGGGAACACATGGTGGCGGTGACGGATGACGGCTACGAAGTGTTGACCGCTTGGCCGGATCAGGTTGAAGGCTATCCGGCACCCTGA
- a CDS encoding DUF6572 domain-containing protein translates to MSIVETKVVDIIAVPEWEPDHVILVITDHLEWGDKAQQGEHLLLLQEKINTYIAFIESGQLLEDYPPSKGKLPIIRINGLYELPEQGEVFIDRVTEVLKGVGIGMEFVLKDDEAIRNM, encoded by the coding sequence ATGTCCATCGTAGAAACCAAAGTCGTCGACATCATTGCAGTACCCGAGTGGGAGCCCGACCACGTGATCCTGGTCATTACCGACCACCTCGAATGGGGCGATAAAGCCCAACAGGGCGAGCACCTTCTATTGCTTCAAGAGAAGATCAACACGTACATCGCCTTCATCGAAAGCGGCCAACTACTCGAGGACTACCCACCGTCCAAGGGCAAGCTCCCCATCATCCGCATTAACGGTCTATACGAGCTGCCGGAGCAAGGCGAGGTCTTCATCGACCGCGTGACCGAGGTGCTAAAGGGCGTAGGGATTGGTATGGAATTCGTGCTGAAAGACGATGAAGCCATACGCAATATGTAA
- a CDS encoding HEPN domain-containing protein: MITNSNAFFILKQQIQSAIDFSVLCCHAVPALNAYIKAVEKGGAPKLPDADHFKGDPNFEQLRGYIPEYRRNLGKLMFINSFSYFEAYFKSLISEVLKFHGGQEAFVERARERQHQHLVFAEDQKTKNAANKLREHAKPSHSLKYVKYTNEIEHTDFRFPSELFAAFGIMELGNSYSDLKASQIPHVAQYCFGVELTAADITSFSSYRDLRNNVVHGKTLTVEFNEANAANKFLRALALKIDKHVVRHFLVIEI; encoded by the coding sequence ATGATTACCAATTCAAACGCTTTCTTCATCTTAAAGCAGCAAATTCAATCTGCAATTGATTTTTCTGTCTTGTGTTGTCACGCAGTGCCCGCTTTAAATGCTTACATAAAAGCTGTCGAGAAAGGTGGTGCACCTAAGCTCCCGGACGCGGATCACTTCAAGGGTGATCCAAATTTTGAACAGTTAAGAGGATACATACCAGAGTACAGAAGGAATCTCGGAAAGTTGATGTTTATCAACTCCTTCAGCTATTTCGAAGCATATTTCAAATCTTTAATTTCAGAAGTTCTTAAGTTTCATGGCGGGCAGGAGGCATTTGTTGAGCGCGCGAGAGAAAGGCAGCACCAGCATCTTGTTTTTGCTGAAGATCAAAAAACCAAAAATGCGGCTAATAAACTTAGAGAGCACGCAAAGCCAAGTCACAGCCTAAAGTATGTCAAATATACGAACGAAATCGAACATACGGACTTTCGGTTTCCTTCCGAATTATTCGCAGCTTTTGGAATCATGGAGCTTGGGAATAGTTATAGTGATTTGAAGGCCTCGCAAATACCGCATGTCGCACAGTATTGCTTTGGTGTGGAACTTACAGCTGCGGACATAACAAGTTTTTCTTCTTATCGAGACTTGAGAAACAACGTGGTGCACGGGAAAACACTGACGGTAGAATTTAACGAGGCAAACGCAGCGAATAAATTTTTGCGCGCGCTGGCATTAAAGATAGACAAACATGTTGTTAGGCACTTTTTGGTAATAGAAATCTGA
- a CDS encoding ParD-like family protein, whose amino-acid sequence MGIVKISEDMHENLRVASNALSRSINAQAEHWMRIGMLAELHPDLDHNAICRLLIRAEQAGGLDLQQVCALAEASPAVAGAAQ is encoded by the coding sequence GTGGGAATCGTCAAAATTTCAGAAGACATGCACGAGAATCTGCGCGTCGCCAGCAATGCGCTGAGCCGCTCGATCAACGCTCAGGCCGAACACTGGATGCGCATCGGCATGCTCGCCGAGCTGCATCCCGACCTGGATCACAACGCGATCTGCCGTTTGCTGATCCGTGCCGAACAGGCCGGCGGCCTCGACTTGCAACAGGTCTGTGCACTCGCCGAAGCATCGCCAGCCGTCGCAGGAGCCGCGCAATGA
- a CDS encoding S-type pyocin domain-containing protein: MSGYVPNPPKGYRNSGVEPVDTSAQHWAQYKDLPPTPDAAPDPLGCVFAKSCNLPDGEINHTNPSGFVPVEMLADYGLWAVLATGAAITAQGTSLQLIGGSATGSAIAKRLGGSLTLKLISGSGVMAAGVAVGTVALLIPNTSLAPDSAFYKDEQYATLEAGRTRVRVNVKTLPDGSVNAYGFYTGGKKDWEQVPVIKADKDGENYVADLGNGIGLTWTPAASPDGVLGIPALEGAPQLPPVWVYPPTPQSDTLLENPAHPPEFQDAIIWFPDSGIQPIYIVLSTQFEKNKKKGKAFEEASYGEYSNTKPEAAREVTLKTDSGVRTRIDMIGRDADGDISCVECKSSDTAPLTKNQKAAFPEIEKTGATVVGKGKPGFPGGTKIPPTRVEILRPDPTL, from the coding sequence TTGAGTGGCTACGTACCCAACCCGCCCAAGGGTTATCGCAACAGCGGTGTCGAACCCGTCGATACCAGCGCTCAGCACTGGGCGCAATACAAAGACCTCCCGCCCACGCCAGACGCAGCGCCCGACCCACTGGGCTGTGTTTTCGCCAAGAGTTGCAACCTGCCCGACGGCGAAATCAACCACACCAACCCATCGGGGTTTGTGCCCGTTGAAATGCTCGCCGATTACGGACTATGGGCCGTGTTGGCCACTGGGGCCGCAATCACCGCCCAAGGCACCTCGCTCCAACTGATAGGCGGCTCCGCAACCGGTAGCGCCATTGCCAAACGGCTGGGCGGCTCACTGACACTCAAATTGATATCCGGGTCTGGCGTGATGGCGGCGGGGGTTGCCGTGGGCACCGTTGCACTGTTAATACCCAACACCAGCCTTGCACCCGACAGTGCCTTCTACAAAGACGAACAGTACGCAACGCTGGAGGCGGGCCGTACACGCGTGCGCGTCAACGTAAAGACCTTGCCCGATGGCTCAGTCAACGCGTACGGGTTCTACACCGGTGGCAAAAAGGACTGGGAACAGGTCCCTGTCATCAAGGCGGATAAAGACGGCGAGAACTACGTTGCTGACCTTGGCAACGGCATTGGCCTGACCTGGACGCCCGCAGCCAGCCCCGACGGCGTCCTGGGTATCCCGGCACTCGAAGGCGCGCCGCAATTACCCCCCGTGTGGGTGTACCCACCCACGCCGCAATCTGACACGCTGCTGGAAAACCCAGCGCATCCCCCTGAGTTCCAGGATGCAATCATCTGGTTCCCTGACTCGGGCATTCAGCCGATCTACATCGTGCTCAGCACGCAGTTTGAGAAGAACAAGAAAAAGGGCAAGGCTTTCGAAGAGGCGTCTTACGGGGAGTACAGCAACACCAAGCCCGAAGCCGCCCGCGAGGTGACGCTTAAAACCGACAGCGGTGTTCGTACACGTATTGATATGATAGGCCGAGACGCGGACGGCGATATTTCATGCGTTGAATGCAAGTCATCTGACACCGCACCTCTTACCAAAAATCAGAAGGCCGCCTTCCCTGAAATTGAGAAAACGGGGGCAACCGTTGTAGGCAAAGGTAAACCCGGCTTCCCCGGCGGCACCAAAATACCCCCCACCAGAGTCGAAATCCTTCGACCTGACCCGACCCTCTGA
- a CDS encoding Ppx/GppA family phosphatase produces MKGDASLFAAIDLGSNAFRMMIGQSVRRNQQFVIQEVKTLREPVRLAEGFQGGALDELALDRGWQALARFGKKLRGFESCRVRAVATSAVREADNAQLFLASAERHLGFRIDVITGQEEAQLVYAGVAHTLPGAESQRLVVDIGGGSTELILGRGTQPLVTESIAIGSGTFGSRYFQGGRITAQALLEAERVASLEFEKVARRYRALGWQQTIGSSGTARMLAKVLKANGLNDDDQSGITYGGLLRLSLRLLEVGHVKQLKLAGLQPHRLSILPGGLVVMLAAFKVFGISHMTPSEPGLRFGVMHGLMSQH; encoded by the coding sequence ATGAAAGGTGACGCCTCTCTGTTTGCGGCCATTGACCTGGGGTCGAATGCGTTTCGCATGATGATCGGCCAGTCGGTCCGGCGGAACCAACAGTTCGTCATCCAGGAAGTGAAAACCCTGCGTGAGCCGGTGCGGCTGGCCGAAGGATTTCAGGGTGGGGCGCTGGACGAATTGGCACTGGATCGCGGCTGGCAGGCGTTGGCGCGCTTTGGCAAGAAGCTGCGTGGCTTTGAGTCGTGCCGGGTGCGGGCCGTGGCCACCAGCGCGGTGCGCGAAGCTGACAATGCGCAGCTGTTCCTGGCCAGCGCCGAGCGGCATCTGGGGTTTCGCATCGACGTGATTACCGGGCAGGAAGAGGCGCAACTGGTGTACGCCGGTGTGGCCCATACGCTGCCGGGTGCCGAGAGTCAGCGGCTGGTGGTGGACATCGGCGGCGGCTCCACCGAATTGATTCTGGGGCGGGGCACTCAGCCGCTGGTCACCGAGAGCATTGCCATCGGCAGCGGCACCTTCGGTTCGCGCTATTTTCAGGGTGGGCGTATCACCGCGCAGGCGCTGCTGGAGGCTGAGCGCGTGGCCTCGCTGGAGTTTGAGAAAGTCGCCCGGCGTTATCGCGCGCTGGGCTGGCAGCAGACCATCGGTTCGTCCGGCACCGCGCGGATGCTGGCCAAAGTGCTCAAGGCCAACGGCCTGAACGACGATGACCAGAGCGGCATCACCTACGGCGGATTGTTGCGCCTGTCACTGCGCCTGCTCGAAGTCGGGCACGTCAAACAGCTCAAGTTGGCCGGGCTGCAACCCCATCGGTTGAGCATTCTGCCCGGCGGCCTGGTGGTCATGCTGGCGGCGTTCAAGGTGTTTGGCATCTCGCACATGACGCCGTCCGAGCCGGGGTTACGGTTTGGGGTGATGCATGGGTTGATGAGTCAGCATTGA